The Rosa rugosa chromosome 1, drRosRugo1.1, whole genome shotgun sequence genomic sequence TGACAGATACAATGGAATATGATATTCAATAAATAAAGAAACAGAAAGGTAACAAGAGTATTTGATAAAGGCATATCACATCCAATCAACTCACATTGCCAATATCTATATCCAAAATATTCAATACATGGAAAGAATGTTACCTCTTACTAGAAACAAGCAAAACCGGTAACAGCTTAACTTTCCTGTGAACTCGAAATATCTATCAAACCAACTCTCTCAGTCTCCGGCAAGACAGACCAATTCGGCGACTGAACTGCCCTCAACCACAAGAAGTCATCCACATTGGCCCAATTCTCCGTCTCCTCATCAAGACTAGTCTCCCTAAGCTCTTCCTCAATCCCATTATACCTCAAACAGTATGGCGCAAACCTCACGCCGCAGCTATCCTCAATTATAGGCCTACTCCTCACTCTCAGATAAAAATCACACCTCTTTGCATTGTGAATTCGAATCTGATGAGAAGCCATAACAAAAACACACTCTTCAACTCCTTCAATCAGAACCGAACCGGTCACAGGGCCAGTATAAACCCTACAATTCCTCAATCTATGAACAAATAGGGCCCTCACAGACCCCATAAGCCTCACCTCGCAGGAATCCAGGTCTGAAATCGTGAATTCTCCGACTTCCGAGCACTGAAACTTCCTCACTAAGGTCTCCCCTTTCTTGTTCCAAATCCCCGGCGACGCCGGAACTATGAACTCCATTTTCTCCGGCTCTTTCTCGTTCTCCTTCTCCTTTGGCTCGGTTTTCTTGGCGCCTTTGTTTCTGAAAGAGAATTTCTTCTTCGGCAATAAATCTGCGCTCAGGTTCTCTAGGGTTTGTCTCAGATCGGAGATCGTTTTGAGCGACGATCGGACTTCGTACGAGGGGAGGAAGTAGGAGTTCTCGGCGACGAGCTTCTCGAGGTCGGAGATGGAGGCGGAGATTTGGTCGAGGAGGGGTTTGAGGTGAGCGGGATCGGTGAGTCGGCACTGAGCGAGTTGGGAGTCGACGGAGGACTTGGAGGTGGAGAAGCGGGAGAGGAAGGCGGAGGTGGACTCGAAGGATGGGGAGGGGTCGGAGGAGTCGGCGGCGGCGCGGCGCGTGAGGGTGGTGTCGAGGCGGGATTGGTGGCGGTGGGTGAGGCGGTCGAGCATGGATTGGTGCTTCTTTTGGAGAGCTGGGTCGGAATCTAGGGCTTCTTCTTGGGTAGGGTTTGGTGGTTCATTTTCCATGGGTGGCAGCGATTTGGGGTTGAAGGTGAGAGTGAGAGTTAGAAGAGGGAATTGGGAATTTCGTATTTTATACGTTGGTGTGTTTTTGAAATTGTAGCACGGTGAAACTTTTTTAcgcccaagaaaaaaaaattctcttttACATTTACTAACGAGGTAACAAAATTTTTTTTCGGAATTGAGATAGACGGAGCCGCTTTGTCACGGGATCTTAATGATGGAGTATTATGTAAACAATTCCACGATCTTTTGAGTCTGTGTGTTTATATTTCTCAAATGTATGATAAGATCGCACATTGTGTGGCTAAAGTCGCTTTGTCTTTAAAGAATGTTACTTATTAGTTGAAGCTCGAAACTCTTTGATGTAGTTCAAATGTATGTAGATTGAGGTACTCTGGTTCGCTTATCATCTATTGCAAGGTTTTAAAGTGTTTCGTTATGGCCAAAGAATCAAACTTGCAGTTTTATGTGCAATGCTGTATATAATCCAACTCACGCCTTCTGCAGAGATGGAGTTTTCAACTGCACTTCAGTTTCTTTCTGTTTCAGACACATTGGCTTACTATTGTAGATTCGTGCATAACTAAATAAAGCCTCTTAGCACCAGCCCCCAACAATGAGTATCATAAATGTGTAGGagagcttctttttttttttttttttttcacaaatgaaatttcattaaaaCCACACCAACTTTCAATCCATCAAGTACAGTGTGTAGAAGTTTAACTAACCCATACTTGAGAATATCAAGCAAAACAATATTGATTAGGTAGTTGAGAAAAGAAGGCATTCAGTGGACTTGAGAGGAAAATACCACATTACCCTACCGATAACAACAGATTATACACAAATTGTCTGGAGGAATTGAACGATTTAAGCCAAGAAATTCTCATATTTCTAATTTGCATAGGTAGACTACATGGTATTCGCTGAATACATACAACTCAAGCAGATTTTGCAGCTTCTGCGGCTTCTGCAGCTGCTTCTTCCTCTTGCAACTTCTTCAAGGACGGAGGTGGTCTGACAATGATGCTTCTCTTCCATTGTCGGTCAAACTTTCTTGATAACCTCTTACCAATTCCATCCTCGATCTCTCTTTCCCGTTTAACAGTAAGCAAGCGAGCAATCTACAATTAAAAACGAACTTCAAATAAGTATAGTACCAAAGTGTAGTATCCCCCAAGAACCTCAAAAACTCATCATTGCACAGAAACATGGATACCAAACAACCAACTTAAGTCTAACAGTCGAGCAATGTCTAACTCAGATTGCATGGGTATAACTTAAAGATGCTGGAAATACATCAAAGCTTGAGTACAGGAGACCAAAAGTGAAGCAACATTAAGCACCCAGGGTTCAATTTGATGCATAATGTAATACCCAGCTCCACTCATCACCCAATCCAAACTCAGAAGTTGCAGCCAAAAAGAACTAAGAaattaaaagataaaaataGAAAAGGATAGACTTACTGGGGTTGTAGTCATCTTAGATTCTTTCGCATTCTTGCAAACACAATTTGTTTTTTTAGAATAGAAACTTTAGAATAGAAACAACATTCTTGCAAGCTTTTTAAGTGAAAGACTTCACAGAACTCACATATCTTAGGTCATTTTAGTAGACTGTATAGTTAAGTGGCACACTACAAGTGTTGTAAGTGAAGCTTTCTACTGTAAAAAGTTCCAATTCTGTGTTATATATAGGTCTCAAGTTGCCACGCTATAagtgttttttgttttcaaagaacaaaaaataCAAATACACACCTTCAGTTGCCATCATACACTAACTTTTGGCTTCATTCTGACAACTTATAAAGCTATGTTAAGGCTCTCACAGAGTCGATAGGCATTTACCTATGCAGTGAAAACCTAATTTCAGCTACCATTATGCCAAAACAATTTAGAATTGGAAAGTTCCATTTCCATTCCCTTTCTCATTTGTTTCTCTCAACAAACTTTTTTTCAGATAAGTTGACTAAAATAAAACCCACATTATCATTATTGATTCagttcacaaatcacaattcaTTTGAAAAAATAATCTGTAAC encodes the following:
- the LOC133724056 gene encoding tubulin-folding cofactor C, producing the protein MENEPPNPTQEEALDSDPALQKKHQSMLDRLTHRHQSRLDTTLTRRAAADSSDPSPSFESTSAFLSRFSTSKSSVDSQLAQCRLTDPAHLKPLLDQISASISDLEKLVAENSYFLPSYEVRSSLKTISDLRQTLENLSADLLPKKKFSFRNKGAKKTEPKEKENEKEPEKMEFIVPASPGIWNKKGETLVRKFQCSEVGEFTISDLDSCEVRLMGSVRALFVHRLRNCRVYTGPVTGSVLIEGVEECVFVMASHQIRIHNAKRCDFYLRVRSRPIIEDSCGVRFAPYCLRYNGIEEELRETSLDEETENWANVDDFLWLRAVQSPNWSVLPETERVGLIDISSSQES